A genomic window from Microbacterium sp. H1-D42 includes:
- a CDS encoding ABC-F family ATP-binding cassette domain-containing protein encodes MAHLLGAEGLHLEYPTKVVFDSVTIGIEEGDRIGIVGRNGDGKSSLLAMLAGRREPDAGRVTVRGGTTIGVLDQADTLDDSLTVGSAVVGDTPEYEWAGDAKIRDVIAGLVGDLDWNAEVASLSGGQRRRVSLAKLLAGDWDVIALDEPTNHLDVEAITWLAGHLKTRWARNSGALLVVTHDRWFLDEICTATWEVHDRIVEPFEGGYAAYILQRVERDRMAAVSEAKRQNLARKELAWLRRGAPARTAKPKFRIDAANELIADVPEIRDTVSLQSLAVSRLGKDVVDLLDAGVAFGDRQVLKDVEWRIAPGERTGILGVNGAGKSTLLGLVAGTIEPTSGRVKRGKTVQVRTLTQRIDELEQHWNVPVRTVINGLRTEYTFGAGSKSQSLTPGQLLERLGFTSAQLSTPVKDLSGGQQRRLQLLLVLLDQPNVLILDEPTNDMDTDMLAAIEDLLDSWPGTLLVVSHDRYFLERVTDQQYAVMGGHLRHLPGGIDEYLRLRELEQAAGPQAGQSAAKAPSLDGAALRAAQKEVSALERKMQKLNQQIDRAKHSLADHDQSDFAGLGEKMQAIQAQQDEVEELELRWFELTEQLD; translated from the coding sequence ATGGCACATCTGCTCGGAGCCGAAGGGCTCCACCTCGAATATCCCACGAAGGTCGTCTTCGATTCCGTCACCATCGGCATCGAGGAGGGCGACCGCATCGGCATCGTCGGTCGCAACGGCGACGGCAAGTCGAGCCTGCTCGCGATGCTCGCCGGACGTCGTGAACCGGATGCCGGCCGCGTGACCGTCCGCGGCGGCACCACCATCGGCGTGCTCGACCAGGCCGACACTCTCGACGACTCGCTGACCGTCGGCTCCGCCGTCGTCGGCGACACTCCCGAGTACGAGTGGGCGGGCGACGCGAAGATCCGCGACGTCATCGCAGGACTCGTCGGCGACCTCGACTGGAACGCCGAGGTCGCCTCGCTCAGCGGCGGACAGCGTCGCCGCGTGTCCTTGGCCAAGCTGCTGGCCGGAGACTGGGACGTCATCGCGCTCGACGAGCCGACCAACCACCTCGACGTCGAGGCGATCACCTGGCTCGCCGGCCACCTCAAGACCCGCTGGGCGCGCAACTCCGGTGCTCTGCTGGTCGTCACGCACGACCGGTGGTTCCTGGATGAGATCTGCACCGCAACGTGGGAGGTGCACGACCGCATCGTCGAGCCCTTCGAGGGCGGTTACGCCGCCTACATCCTGCAGCGCGTCGAGCGCGACCGGATGGCCGCGGTCAGCGAGGCGAAACGGCAGAACCTCGCCCGCAAGGAGCTGGCCTGGCTGCGCCGCGGCGCGCCGGCCCGCACGGCGAAGCCGAAGTTCCGCATCGACGCCGCGAACGAGCTGATCGCGGACGTCCCCGAGATCCGGGACACCGTCTCACTGCAGTCACTCGCGGTGTCGCGACTGGGTAAGGACGTCGTCGACCTGCTGGATGCCGGGGTCGCATTCGGCGACCGTCAGGTGCTGAAGGACGTCGAGTGGCGCATCGCGCCGGGGGAGCGCACGGGCATCCTCGGCGTCAACGGCGCAGGCAAGTCGACGCTGCTCGGCCTGGTCGCCGGCACGATCGAGCCGACCAGCGGCCGCGTCAAGCGCGGAAAGACCGTGCAGGTGCGCACGCTCACCCAGCGCATCGACGAGCTCGAGCAGCACTGGAACGTGCCGGTGCGCACGGTGATCAACGGGCTGCGCACCGAGTACACCTTCGGCGCCGGCTCCAAGTCGCAGAGCCTGACACCTGGTCAGCTGCTGGAACGCCTCGGCTTCACCTCCGCGCAGCTCTCCACGCCGGTGAAAGACCTGTCCGGTGGACAGCAGCGTCGACTGCAGCTGCTGCTCGTGCTGCTCGATCAGCCCAACGTGCTGATCCTCGACGAGCCCACCAACGACATGGACACCGACATGCTGGCGGCGATCGAGGACCTGCTCGACTCATGGCCGGGCACGCTGCTGGTGGTCAGCCACGACCGGTACTTCCTCGAGCGCGTCACAGACCAGCAGTACGCCGTCATGGGCGGCCACCTGCGTCACCTGCCGGGCGGCATCGACGAGTACCTGCGCCTGCGCGAGCTCGAGCAGGCGGCAGGTCCACAGGCTGGTCAGAGCGCTGCGAAGGCACCCAGCCTCGACGGCGCGGCCCTGCGCGCGGCACAGAAGGAGGTGTCGGCACTCGAGCGCAAGATGCAGAAGCTGAACCAGCAGATCGATCGGGCCAAGCACTCGCTCGCCGACCACGATCAGTCCGACTTCGCAGGCCTCGGCGAGAAGATGCAGGCGATCCAGGCGCAGCAGGACGAGGTGGAAGAGCTCGAGTTGCGGTGGTTCGAGCTCACGGAGCAGCTCGACTGA
- a CDS encoding LysR family transcriptional regulator, translated as MNVRHLEYFLAIVEYGGVHRAAEALRVAQSSVSQTMRSLEKDMGATLFHRVGRGIVLTPAGEGLVGSARAILREVENAQRVVTDIAEARGGHLDIAALPELVTDPLANWISSFLIEHPQVRCRVEQSSDVGRVTEMIRNGTSEIGFVSVPSAGDLEYIRLVQQVYVLLCPPGSESRWPDPVPLEMLRDQSFVLGERDSNVRDLIETTLRRHGVEPRIVLEARQREAVLPIALTGSGMGIVPLRLGAAFWQRGGVVRELEPAISTTIYLVKRPGQLTMAGESFLASARASLQSWVDAVDEPELTTTPLIERAAQAMADWDERARASAATRSAH; from the coding sequence ATGAACGTGCGGCACCTGGAGTACTTCCTCGCGATCGTCGAGTATGGCGGGGTGCACCGCGCCGCGGAGGCGCTGCGCGTGGCGCAGTCCTCGGTCTCGCAGACCATGCGCTCGCTCGAGAAGGACATGGGTGCCACGCTGTTCCACCGCGTCGGGCGCGGGATCGTGCTCACCCCTGCCGGGGAGGGGCTGGTGGGCTCTGCTCGTGCCATTCTGCGCGAGGTGGAGAACGCGCAGCGGGTCGTGACCGACATCGCCGAAGCGCGCGGCGGCCACCTCGACATCGCAGCACTGCCCGAGCTCGTCACCGATCCTCTGGCCAACTGGATCTCCAGCTTTCTGATCGAGCACCCGCAGGTGCGCTGCCGGGTCGAGCAGAGCTCCGACGTCGGCAGAGTCACGGAGATGATCCGCAACGGCACCAGCGAGATCGGCTTCGTCAGCGTGCCGAGCGCCGGAGACCTGGAGTACATTCGGCTCGTGCAGCAGGTCTACGTGCTGCTGTGCCCGCCCGGCAGTGAGAGCCGCTGGCCGGATCCAGTGCCGCTCGAGATGCTGCGTGACCAGTCGTTCGTGCTCGGCGAGCGGGACTCGAACGTGCGCGACCTCATCGAGACGACCCTGCGCAGGCACGGTGTCGAACCGCGGATCGTGCTCGAGGCGCGACAGCGCGAAGCCGTTCTGCCCATCGCGCTCACGGGCTCCGGCATGGGCATCGTGCCGCTGCGCCTCGGCGCCGCCTTCTGGCAGCGCGGCGGGGTGGTCCGCGAACTCGAACCGGCCATCTCCACTACCATCTACCTGGTCAAGCGTCCGGGGCAGCTGACCATGGCGGGGGAGTCGTTCCTGGCATCCGCTCGCGCGTCGCTGCAGTCCTGGGTGGACGCCGTCGACGAGCCCGAGCTCACGACGACGCCGCTCATCGAGCGTGCCGCGCAGGCGATGGCGGACTGGGATGAACGTGCGCGCGCCTCGGCCGCGACCCGCAGCGCGCATTAA
- a CDS encoding threonine/serine exporter family protein, translating to MAARKGWRERIAGAIHVDPAARPETQAILSIDEMYARRVIELSMRIAEALIAVGAAANEVTLSASRVTAAYGIRPVHVDITFNSIAVSYHGGESDLPFTLIRVVRAPVPDHSKLQQLQALVVDIEAGLELDEARIRFHVIRRLPFRYRPAVIVLAQGLLAVGVCLLYGSSWIVTLVAFLAACCAALAQRAMARAHVPFFFSQAAGALVVTAFAAATNWLRVHDVALFEDAQPGVIVAAGIVMMLAGMSVVGAAQDAIDGFALTAGGRILDLALLTLGVVIGIVGGVALAQRLGVGFPLSTDPPALGPVGMQFVGVVVIAVSVAVWNGATARTIVVSAVLGAIAWGGYLAAVAGDIGVPLASGVGALLASFIGTLMAHRLHVPSIAVTTAAIVPMVPGSVVYRGLLGVVEAEDDVINLMLSLSDLLQAGAIGLALASGASLGLFLGAPVRDTLQSVVRRRGRIR from the coding sequence ATGGCAGCACGGAAGGGCTGGCGGGAGCGCATCGCCGGGGCGATCCACGTCGATCCGGCCGCGCGTCCCGAGACGCAGGCGATCCTCTCGATCGACGAGATGTACGCCCGTCGCGTCATCGAGCTGTCGATGCGCATCGCTGAAGCGCTGATCGCCGTCGGCGCGGCCGCCAACGAGGTGACGCTGTCGGCTTCGCGGGTGACGGCGGCGTATGGCATCCGGCCGGTGCACGTCGACATCACCTTCAACTCGATCGCGGTGTCGTACCACGGGGGCGAATCCGACCTGCCGTTCACCCTGATCCGCGTCGTCCGCGCACCCGTCCCCGATCATTCCAAACTGCAGCAGCTGCAGGCGCTGGTCGTCGACATCGAGGCGGGGCTGGAACTCGATGAGGCGCGCATCCGCTTCCACGTGATCCGCCGCCTGCCGTTCCGCTACCGTCCCGCCGTCATCGTCCTGGCGCAGGGGCTGCTGGCGGTCGGCGTGTGCCTGCTCTACGGCAGTTCCTGGATCGTCACACTGGTCGCGTTCCTTGCTGCATGCTGCGCAGCGCTCGCGCAGCGGGCGATGGCACGGGCGCACGTGCCGTTCTTCTTCTCGCAGGCGGCCGGCGCGCTCGTCGTGACGGCGTTCGCCGCGGCGACGAACTGGCTGCGCGTGCACGACGTGGCGCTGTTCGAGGACGCCCAGCCCGGTGTGATCGTGGCTGCGGGGATCGTGATGATGCTGGCAGGGATGTCGGTGGTCGGCGCCGCGCAGGACGCCATCGACGGTTTCGCACTGACCGCAGGAGGCCGCATCCTCGATCTCGCGCTGCTCACGCTCGGAGTGGTGATCGGCATCGTCGGCGGTGTCGCACTCGCCCAGCGCCTCGGCGTCGGCTTCCCGCTGTCGACGGATCCGCCTGCACTCGGCCCGGTCGGCATGCAGTTCGTCGGCGTGGTCGTCATCGCCGTCTCGGTCGCGGTGTGGAACGGCGCCACCGCGCGCACGATCGTGGTGTCCGCTGTGCTGGGCGCGATCGCGTGGGGCGGATATCTCGCGGCTGTCGCAGGAGACATCGGCGTTCCGCTCGCCAGCGGGGTCGGGGCGCTGCTCGCCAGCTTCATCGGGACCCTGATGGCGCACCGACTGCACGTGCCCTCGATCGCAGTGACCACCGCCGCGATCGTGCCGATGGTGCCGGGCTCAGTCGTCTATCGGGGCCTTCTCGGCGTCGTCGAGGCCGAGGACGATGTCATCAATCTGATGCTCAGCCTCTCGGACTTGCTGCAGGCGGGTGCGATCGGGCTGGCGCTGGCATCCGGCGCCTCGCTCGGTCTGTTCCTCGGTGCGCCGGTGCGTGACACGCTGCAGAGCGTGGTGCGCCGTCGCGGGCGCATCCGCTGA
- a CDS encoding phosphotransferase — translation MPASDRPTELALAAFGAPDAAIELLPGGRGRTWRAGAIVLRPSEADAEVSWKAEVLSTLAHTEGFRAPRPVRALAGSWAAQGWEAWEWLPGAADESRVRGVLQAGGAFHRAVAALPRPGFLDAATDAWSRADRIAWQEDEVPARATLRRLVEAFAPVSAPSQIVHGDLLGNVLFADRLPPTIIDWAPYWRPVEYASAIVLADAACWHGLSPARLEQFLAEMPNGPQCLIRALVFRIATFELLGMWDEAMERRYAATVAVALRAAAGAAAG, via the coding sequence ATGCCGGCATCCGATCGCCCCACCGAACTCGCACTCGCAGCCTTCGGTGCACCGGATGCTGCTATCGAGCTGCTGCCGGGCGGTCGTGGCCGCACGTGGCGGGCAGGTGCGATCGTGCTTCGGCCGAGTGAGGCCGATGCCGAGGTGAGCTGGAAGGCGGAGGTGCTCTCGACGCTCGCTCATACGGAAGGCTTCCGCGCACCGCGCCCGGTGCGGGCGCTCGCCGGCTCATGGGCGGCTCAGGGCTGGGAGGCCTGGGAATGGCTGCCAGGAGCGGCGGACGAATCCCGCGTACGCGGCGTGCTGCAGGCGGGTGGTGCCTTTCACCGGGCTGTCGCGGCGCTGCCGCGTCCGGGCTTTCTCGACGCTGCAACTGATGCCTGGTCGAGGGCCGACCGGATCGCCTGGCAAGAGGATGAGGTGCCCGCGCGGGCGACGCTGCGGCGACTCGTCGAGGCCTTCGCGCCGGTGAGTGCGCCGTCGCAGATCGTGCATGGTGACCTGCTCGGCAACGTCCTCTTCGCCGACCGGCTGCCACCGACGATCATCGACTGGGCGCCCTACTGGCGGCCAGTGGAGTACGCCTCGGCGATCGTGTTGGCGGACGCAGCTTGCTGGCACGGTCTGTCACCTGCACGGCTGGAGCAGTTCCTGGCCGAAATGCCGAACGGCCCGCAATGCCTGATCCGCGCGCTCGTCTTCCGGATCGCCACCTTCGAGCTGCTCGGAATGTGGGACGAGGCGATGGAGCGGCGCTATGCGGCCACCGTGGCCGTGGCACTGCGCGCCGCCGCGGGGGCTGCCGCGGGATAG